The Pecten maximus chromosome 12, xPecMax1.1, whole genome shotgun sequence genome includes a region encoding these proteins:
- the LOC117339644 gene encoding mannose-binding protein C-like, with protein MNITTTILTLLPIIIIGCQVVTGTSNREFNWQEDATGADMMYGSILLTTTKGSLITCLAFCSDMPFKAATYNNGTTECHCLDNKTAITSQLGNRLWNRQFDGFTLSAQLGLYFRLFVNLTITQAEAEAHCGSLGARLAVLDTNEKLNFVTALPDYPADRFVYVGATDKQTEGVFLWSTGAVVTNWMNGEPNGGLLNEHCVALYFFYFIDLPCSYLSNFACEIE; from the exons ATGAACATCACAACGACGattttaacattgttacctATAATCATCATCGGTTGTCAAGTTG TGACAGGAACGTCAAACAGAGAATTCAACTGGCAGGAAGACGCTACGGGCGCTGACATGATGTACGGTTCCATATTGCTGACCACTACTAAGGGATCACTTATCACGTGCCTCGCCTTCTGTTCAGACATGCCATTTAAAGCTGCTACGTACAACAACGGGACTACCGAATGTCATTGTCTGGACAATAAGACGGCTATAACGTCACAGCTGGGAAATCGTCTCTGGAATC GTCAGTTCGATGGTTTCACACTCAGCGCCCAATTGGGATTGTATTTCCGACTATTTGTAAACTTGACAATAACTCAGGCGGAAGCGGAAGCCCACTGCGGCAGTCTAGGGGCTAGACTGGCAGTCCTAGATACAAATGAGAAGTTAAATTTCGTAACAGCTCTACCTGATTACCCTG CTGACAGATTTGTCTATGTAGGCGCCACAGACAAGCAAACTGAAGGCGTATTTTTGTGGAGTACCGGCGCTGTTGTCACAAACTGGATGAATGGTGAACCAAATGGCGGACTGTTAAATGAGCATTGTGTAGCTTTATATTTCTTTTACTTCATTGACCTTCCATGTTCATATCTAAGTAACTTTGCTTGcgaaattgaataa